Proteins found in one Paenibacillus dendritiformis genomic segment:
- a CDS encoding DUF418 domain-containing protein: protein MEQRKGRIPLLDILRGFAILGTLGTNIWIFAHLGDLSYIMTYNYTGWWKPDDLLRMIVLFLVNGKLLGLLTIMFGVGMELKYQQAIRTGKAWPGVYMWVLIILFMEGLLHFTLVMEFDILMSYGITGMIAAFIVRGGDRLISITMRAIGSVHAVIILAILLLSLMAPNISLGSFDHIVTLYQDGSWLQQFQYRLSHFLKLRLEVIFVIPMNVFLFLLGVRLMRLGVFAQDENGERQRKKLLKLGLFLGLPLNLLIFIPGGAFDLPVRYLFAPFLSLGYIALIGKMIQYTKLNWLWRLLEHAGKMSLSCYVMQNIIASVIFYGWGFALGGKLNSLTIIAVWIGISIFQLWFASTWLRAFKAGPMESVRRRALGIFESR, encoded by the coding sequence GTGGAGCAACGCAAAGGGAGAATTCCCCTGCTTGATATTCTGCGAGGGTTCGCCATCCTGGGAACCCTTGGGACGAACATCTGGATATTCGCGCACTTAGGGGATTTATCTTATATTATGACGTACAATTATACCGGTTGGTGGAAGCCCGATGATCTGCTCAGGATGATCGTGTTATTCCTCGTGAACGGGAAGCTGCTTGGCTTGTTGACGATTATGTTCGGTGTAGGAATGGAATTAAAGTATCAGCAAGCGATACGCACAGGAAAAGCTTGGCCAGGAGTCTATATGTGGGTCCTCATCATCCTGTTCATGGAAGGCCTGCTTCACTTTACCCTGGTCATGGAGTTTGACATCCTCATGAGCTACGGCATCACTGGCATGATTGCAGCGTTCATCGTCCGAGGCGGTGACCGCCTCATCTCGATTACGATGAGAGCGATTGGCAGCGTCCATGCGGTCATCATCTTGGCCATCCTGCTTCTTTCCTTGATGGCACCCAATATATCGCTGGGCAGCTTCGATCATATCGTCACTCTTTATCAAGACGGTTCTTGGCTGCAGCAATTCCAATATCGGCTGTCTCATTTCCTGAAGCTTCGATTAGAAGTCATTTTCGTGATTCCCATGAATGTCTTTTTATTTTTGCTTGGCGTTCGTCTCATGCGCTTAGGGGTCTTTGCCCAAGATGAGAACGGCGAAAGACAGCGTAAAAAACTGTTGAAATTGGGGCTTTTTCTTGGTCTGCCGCTGAATCTGTTGATTTTTATTCCTGGGGGCGCCTTTGATCTGCCTGTGCGCTATTTATTTGCCCCATTCCTTTCCCTTGGGTATATAGCACTCATTGGAAAAATGATACAATATACGAAGTTGAACTGGCTTTGGCGTCTTCTTGAACATGCCGGGAAGATGTCTTTGAGCTGTTATGTCATGCAAAACATAATCGCTTCCGTCATTTTTTATGGCTGGGGCTTTGCTCTAGGCGGGAAGCTGAATTCCCTGACAATTATAGCGGTCTGGATTGGCATTTCCATCTTCCAGCTATGGTTTGCATCAACATGGCTTCGTGCCTTTAAGGCAGGGCCTATGGAATCAGTCCGTAGACGTGCACTGGGAATCTTCGAATCCAGATAA
- a CDS encoding sensor histidine kinase codes for MIFKIYPRDQIKNYLLLDVIAIVYLFYMVLSSSSNPGLVGSLLLLLSFLVCFYIGLWYRNGYLLAAVLAGLATTALIGLYIDTNLLIFGFIFADLIGRSKSKWHIGIGSAAIALMFILVHWERTDNFLFLPIMIVQMLFPIVIYITEKAKRLQSKLDAANQQLEKYIQQEERQRIARDLHDTLGQTLMMIKLKCELANKWVDKDPLQAKEELKDILYTSRIALKQVRELVSDMKFISLAHEIEHSRKLLHTAGIELEIVEIGMPPLMASVEETMIALAVREAATNIVKHSQAKQCTIKLETVDNLYCVSITDDGVGLLDQAIGNGIQSMKERMQALHGTFIHLAGERLLLCSFRFASLERRVPQHDSSRHCRRSANAARRLRLIVEI; via the coding sequence ATGATATTCAAGATTTACCCGAGAGATCAAATCAAGAATTATTTGCTCTTAGATGTGATCGCGATCGTGTATTTATTTTACATGGTTCTCAGTTCCAGTTCGAATCCGGGTCTTGTGGGAAGTCTCCTTCTTCTGCTTTCCTTTCTTGTTTGCTTTTATATCGGACTGTGGTATCGCAATGGGTATCTTCTAGCGGCAGTTCTAGCCGGTCTTGCTACAACTGCTCTGATCGGTTTGTACATCGACACGAACCTCTTGATATTTGGATTTATATTTGCCGACCTGATCGGAAGGTCGAAGTCCAAGTGGCATATTGGTATCGGGAGTGCCGCCATTGCCCTCATGTTTATCCTTGTTCATTGGGAGAGGACAGACAATTTTCTATTCCTGCCTATTATGATTGTCCAAATGCTTTTCCCTATCGTCATTTATATTACGGAAAAAGCCAAGCGCTTGCAGAGCAAGCTGGATGCAGCCAATCAACAGCTTGAAAAGTACATTCAACAGGAGGAAAGGCAGCGTATTGCGAGGGATCTTCATGATACGTTAGGGCAGACCTTGATGATGATTAAACTGAAATGCGAGCTGGCCAATAAATGGGTAGATAAAGACCCGCTGCAGGCCAAGGAAGAACTGAAGGATATACTGTACACATCGAGAATCGCCTTGAAGCAGGTGAGAGAGTTGGTTTCCGATATGAAGTTCATCTCTCTGGCTCATGAAATAGAGCATTCCCGCAAGCTGCTGCATACGGCAGGCATTGAACTTGAAATCGTGGAAATTGGAATGCCTCCCCTGATGGCTAGCGTAGAAGAAACGATGATTGCGCTCGCAGTTCGGGAAGCGGCGACCAATATTGTCAAACACAGTCAGGCAAAGCAATGTACAATCAAGCTGGAAACGGTGGACAATCTGTATTGTGTATCGATAACGGATGACGGAGTTGGCCTGCTGGATCAAGCAATCGGAAATGGAATTCAGTCGATGAAGGAGCGGATGCAAGCTCTTCATGGAACCTTCATTCACCTGGCGGGGGAACGGCTATTGCTATGCAGCTTCCGCTTCGCCAGCCTGGAAAGGAGAGTCCCGCAACATGATTCGAGTCGTCATTGCCGAAGATCAGCAAATGCTGCGCGGCGCCTTCGCCTCATTGTTGAAATTTGA
- a CDS encoding zinc ribbon domain-containing protein YjdM, protein MSNLPNCPQCNSEYTYEDGHLLVCPECAHEWTPGAEAEANEDGRVIRDANGNVLNDGDSVTVIKDLKVKGSSSVVKIGTKVKNIRLVEGDHDIDCKIDGFGAMKLKSEFVKKI, encoded by the coding sequence ATGTCTAATTTGCCGAACTGCCCACAATGCAATTCTGAATATACGTACGAAGATGGACATCTGTTGGTATGTCCGGAATGTGCACATGAGTGGACGCCAGGGGCTGAAGCGGAAGCTAACGAGGATGGACGAGTCATCCGAGATGCCAATGGAAATGTGCTGAACGATGGGGATTCCGTAACTGTGATCAAGGATTTGAAGGTCAAAGGAAGCTCATCCGTTGTGAAAATCGGAACAAAAGTTAAAAATATACGCCTGGTCGAGGGGGATCATGACATTGATTGCAAAATCGACGGCTTTGGAGCGATGAAGTTAAAATCTGAATTCGTGAAAAAGATTTAG
- a CDS encoding diphthine--ammonia ligase codes for MTETADWKNGARGHKFVASFSGGKDSTLALYKAMQVGEATGLIVMLEEEGQRSRSHGMPPEVIQAQAEAIGLPVYTAATSWADYEKNFMILLATAKSEGAEVLVTGDLDVPAHGCWHDRVTQNAGLKLGMPLWEMDHLETVRQFIDLGFVTMLVTVNLSLAMREDDLGRLLTHEYVEELLARGIDPCGEGGEFHTTVIDGPIFRQPIPVRKGEMVRNGEYAFLPLELDKP; via the coding sequence ATGACAGAGACAGCAGATTGGAAAAACGGCGCCCGCGGGCATAAATTTGTCGCTTCCTTCAGCGGGGGGAAAGACAGCACACTGGCATTATATAAAGCGATGCAGGTTGGAGAAGCCACCGGCCTTATCGTCATGCTAGAGGAAGAAGGGCAGCGCTCCCGCTCCCATGGCATGCCGCCCGAGGTGATACAAGCCCAAGCGGAAGCTATCGGCTTGCCTGTATATACGGCCGCTACGAGTTGGGCGGATTATGAGAAGAACTTTATGATCCTGTTGGCCACAGCGAAAAGCGAAGGAGCGGAAGTGTTGGTCACCGGAGACCTGGATGTGCCCGCGCATGGCTGCTGGCATGACAGGGTAACGCAAAATGCGGGCCTAAAGCTGGGGATGCCCCTCTGGGAGATGGATCATCTGGAGACGGTCCGGCAGTTTATCGATCTCGGCTTCGTCACGATGCTAGTGACCGTGAATTTATCGTTAGCCATGCGGGAGGACGACTTGGGCCGATTGCTGACCCACGAGTATGTGGAAGAGCTTCTCGCCCGCGGCATCGATCCTTGCGGAGAAGGCGGCGAGTTCCATACGACCGTCATTGACGGGCCAATTTTCAGACAACCCATCCCCGTCCGTAAAGGTGAGATGGTTAGAAACGGAGAATATGCGTTTTTGCCTTTAGAGCTGGATAAGCCTTGA
- a CDS encoding Bax inhibitor-1/YccA family protein, protein MIGRSGNPTLNENTFENSGHYNGQETMTIGGTVNKSFMTLALLVGAAVISWTMFFNGYEMFPYMIGGAIGGLILALIISFKPSTAPILTPVYAIAEGLFLGALSANYESLYYGITLQAALLTMCVFMGMLLAYKTGMIKASAGFKRGVVAATAGIAIVYLLSFVLRMFGVTVPYLHDSTPIGIGISVVIIIIAALNFVLDFNFIEEGAQQGAPKYMEWYGAFGLLVTLVWLYIEIVRLLAKLANRD, encoded by the coding sequence TTGATTGGTCGCAGCGGAAATCCGACGCTCAACGAAAACACGTTTGAGAATAGCGGACATTACAATGGACAAGAGACGATGACGATCGGCGGGACGGTGAACAAATCGTTCATGACGCTGGCGCTGCTCGTGGGGGCAGCCGTGATCTCTTGGACTATGTTCTTCAATGGGTACGAAATGTTTCCTTATATGATAGGCGGAGCGATTGGCGGCCTGATTCTGGCGCTGATCATCAGCTTCAAGCCTTCGACGGCGCCGATTTTGACGCCTGTCTATGCCATTGCGGAAGGGTTGTTCCTTGGGGCTCTGTCAGCCAATTATGAATCATTGTACTACGGCATTACCCTCCAGGCGGCATTGCTGACGATGTGCGTGTTCATGGGCATGCTGCTTGCCTACAAGACGGGCATGATCAAGGCGTCGGCAGGCTTCAAGCGCGGCGTAGTCGCCGCTACGGCAGGAATTGCGATTGTCTATCTGCTCAGCTTTGTGCTTCGGATGTTTGGCGTAACGGTGCCTTATTTGCATGACAGCACCCCGATCGGCATCGGGATCTCGGTCGTCATCATCATTATCGCGGCTCTGAACTTCGTGCTGGACTTCAACTTCATCGAAGAGGGGGCGCAGCAGGGCGCGCCGAAATATATGGAGTGGTACGGGGCGTTCGGCTTGCTCGTGACCCTCGTATGGCTGTACATCGAGATTGTCCGTCTCCTGGCCAAGCTCGCGAATCGGGATTAA
- a CDS encoding aminoglycoside phosphotransferase family protein: MNKPDLFRSGITSLRDSAKIEQIHKGYSSDSKYIVYGQSGRPQYILRAYGIDQDANKRLEFNRLSMMEEQGVACSRPVDIGVLPDKRLGYMIVSYVEGNEASEELPLLTENEQYAIGVQAGEELKKIHQVACPDSMKSWQDRMAAKHQRYRTEYASCGVAIDHEEKLLTFIDSHLHLMQDRPNLFQHDDYHIGNLIVKDGKLSGVIDFNRSDWGDPLHDFVKVGMFSAEVSVPFAVGQIRGYHHHSEPDEAFWRLYSLYLGMTLISSVVWILKVRPEELDSMMMKIDRVMDDHDHFELIVPKWYSRFQHEA; the protein is encoded by the coding sequence ATGAACAAACCAGATCTGTTCCGCAGCGGGATTACCAGCCTGCGGGATAGCGCCAAGATCGAACAGATTCACAAGGGATACTCCAGCGACAGCAAGTATATCGTATATGGCCAGAGCGGCCGGCCTCAATATATTTTAAGGGCGTATGGCATCGATCAAGATGCGAACAAAAGGCTGGAGTTTAACAGGCTCAGCATGATGGAGGAACAGGGGGTAGCATGCTCCCGGCCGGTTGACATCGGCGTCCTCCCTGATAAGCGGCTCGGGTATATGATTGTCTCCTACGTGGAGGGAAATGAGGCGTCGGAAGAACTGCCGCTCCTCACCGAGAACGAGCAGTATGCGATTGGCGTGCAAGCGGGCGAGGAGTTGAAGAAGATCCATCAGGTCGCCTGCCCGGACAGCATGAAGTCCTGGCAGGACAGGATGGCCGCCAAGCATCAGCGGTACCGGACGGAATACGCCAGCTGTGGTGTGGCGATAGACCATGAGGAGAAGCTGTTAACCTTCATTGACAGCCACCTCCACTTGATGCAGGACAGGCCGAATCTCTTCCAGCATGACGACTACCACATCGGCAATCTCATCGTGAAGGACGGCAAGCTCTCGGGGGTCATTGATTTCAACCGAAGCGACTGGGGAGATCCGCTTCATGACTTCGTGAAGGTCGGGATGTTCAGCGCCGAAGTGAGCGTGCCTTTTGCAGTCGGGCAAATTCGGGGATATCATCATCACAGTGAGCCTGACGAGGCATTTTGGCGGCTGTATTCGCTCTATCTGGGCATGACATTGATCTCATCCGTTGTTTGGATTCTGAAGGTGCGGCCGGAGGAGCTGGATTCCATGATGATGAAGATCGACAGAGTCATGGATGATCATGACCATTTCGAGTTGATTGTGCCGAAGTGGTACAGTAGGTTTCAGCATGAAGCTTAG
- a CDS encoding response regulator transcription factor, which translates to MIRVVIAEDQQMLRGAFASLLKFEPDIEVLAEVPDGKQAWEAIQKHQPDVCVLDIEMPLINGLELAEQIRNADLPCKIMIVTTFARPGYLQKAIEAQVNGYLLKDEPIDYLIESIRRVMAGERVISTDLAAALFMKEDNPLSEREVEMLRLTKEGMTTSDISKALFLTKGTVRNYLSSAIQKLEAESRQQAVNIADDKGWL; encoded by the coding sequence ATGATTCGAGTCGTCATTGCCGAAGATCAGCAAATGCTGCGCGGCGCCTTCGCCTCATTGTTGAAATTTGAACCAGATATTGAGGTGCTGGCTGAAGTGCCGGACGGGAAGCAAGCCTGGGAGGCGATACAGAAGCACCAGCCTGATGTGTGCGTGCTTGACATTGAAATGCCTCTCATCAACGGCCTTGAGCTGGCTGAGCAAATAAGAAATGCCGACTTGCCCTGCAAAATCATGATCGTCACTACGTTTGCCCGTCCCGGCTATTTACAAAAAGCGATCGAGGCTCAAGTGAATGGCTACTTATTAAAGGATGAACCGATTGATTATCTGATCGAGTCGATTCGCCGAGTCATGGCTGGGGAACGGGTGATCAGCACCGATTTGGCGGCAGCGCTCTTTATGAAAGAAGATAATCCGTTAAGCGAAAGGGAAGTTGAGATGCTGCGCCTCACCAAAGAAGGTATGACGACGAGTGATATCAGCAAGGCCCTCTTCTTAACGAAGGGTACCGTGCGGAACTATTTGTCCTCTGCGATTCAGAAGCTGGAAGCCGAATCGAGGCAGCAGGCCGTGAATATTGCCGATGACAAAGGGTGGCTCTAA
- a CDS encoding helix-turn-helix domain-containing protein: protein MLLKLIGERLRYLRKRNNLTQEELAEKAGLNPSYIGSVERGDRNISIETLEKLIHGLNVTPTEMFQLHEMDVLSSNLEDAQLLEIVNSLLYNRTLEEKKLIYRIIKDVLETLDSKDQ from the coding sequence TTGTTGCTGAAGTTGATTGGTGAGAGATTAAGATATTTGAGGAAACGAAATAATCTCACGCAAGAAGAATTAGCGGAAAAAGCAGGTCTCAATCCATCGTATATAGGCTCTGTTGAGCGGGGAGATCGGAATATTTCCATAGAAACACTGGAGAAGCTTATCCATGGTCTCAATGTTACTCCTACTGAAATGTTTCAATTACACGAGATGGACGTGTTATCTTCCAATCTGGAAGATGCGCAATTGCTGGAAATTGTAAATTCACTACTTTATAACCGAACCTTGGAAGAAAAGAAACTAATCTACCGCATTATTAAAGATGTTCTGGAAACGTTGGACTCAAAAGATCAATGA
- a CDS encoding lysoplasmalogenase: protein MEHVMKGEVLLVKYGLPALIAVMGVLYIFVIPDEPQAVKLLFKLIPMWLIIAYGYLQMPSKRKSCHWMIGIGLFFCMLGDGLLVWFIVGLAAFLIGHLFYVTAFISRWRFSAIRFFMLIPILAYASFMSWHLIQALIQADNYALAAAVLLYIIVISFMTWSAIMTGNKLAMAGSVLFAVSDSILAWDRFVSDIVFAGPLIMITYYSAQFLIASSLRTIAQDKPSTAIHSGDLA from the coding sequence ATGGAACATGTCATGAAGGGAGAGGTTCTTTTGGTGAAGTATGGGCTGCCCGCACTTATCGCTGTCATGGGTGTCCTTTATATTTTCGTGATTCCTGACGAGCCGCAAGCGGTCAAGCTGCTGTTCAAATTAATTCCGATGTGGCTGATTATCGCCTACGGCTATCTGCAAATGCCATCCAAACGAAAGAGCTGCCATTGGATGATCGGGATCGGGTTGTTTTTCTGTATGCTGGGCGACGGACTGTTGGTCTGGTTCATCGTAGGGCTTGCGGCCTTCCTCATCGGGCATTTGTTCTATGTGACTGCATTTATAAGCAGATGGCGCTTCTCCGCCATTCGCTTCTTCATGCTCATTCCGATCCTGGCGTATGCCTCGTTCATGAGCTGGCATCTGATTCAAGCGCTGATTCAAGCCGATAATTACGCCTTGGCTGCAGCTGTGCTTCTCTATATTATCGTCATTTCCTTCATGACCTGGTCTGCGATCATGACCGGGAATAAGCTTGCGATGGCCGGCAGCGTCTTGTTCGCGGTATCGGACTCTATATTGGCGTGGGATAGATTTGTATCCGATATCGTCTTCGCAGGGCCGTTGATTATGATAACGTATTATTCAGCCCAGTTCCTCATTGCTTCCAGCCTCAGAACGATCGCGCAAGACAAACCCAGCACCGCCATCCATTCAGGCGACCTTGCTTGA
- a CDS encoding helix-turn-helix domain-containing protein produces MKLSNRVAIAETSTEDIQTKSYVPTSLKTYTSGELAKYFGVSQTTITNWHKEGRFEGITYHPGKQLRVPEDTRFRLASGGVIPISEVVEMWHKENGSVKEDTELEFLTRQVALYEEKYKGEFRNTIGRKLQENWTVEEETDARAWKYFLSRQANVFRD; encoded by the coding sequence ATGAAGCTTAGTAATCGTGTTGCCATCGCCGAAACTTCGACGGAGGATATCCAAACTAAGTCCTATGTTCCGACATCGCTCAAAACTTACACATCCGGAGAATTAGCGAAATATTTTGGAGTAAGTCAAACCACCATAACCAATTGGCATAAAGAAGGTCGGTTTGAAGGAATTACGTATCATCCTGGTAAGCAGCTTCGTGTTCCGGAAGATACGCGGTTTCGGCTTGCTTCTGGCGGAGTGATTCCTATTTCGGAAGTCGTAGAAATGTGGCATAAGGAAAATGGGTCAGTTAAGGAAGATACCGAACTAGAATTCCTGACACGCCAAGTTGCCCTATACGAAGAAAAGTACAAAGGGGAGTTTAGAAACACGATTGGTCGGAAGCTCCAAGAGAATTGGACAGTAGAAGAAGAAACCGACGCTAGAGCATGGAAATATTTTTTGTCGAGACAAGCCAATGTCTTTAGGGATTAA
- a CDS encoding SUKH-3 domain-containing protein, with protein sequence MVSKTPKQSQHEVSKQEQLVLLLKKAGWHEDRHVDISGFELRCQAEGVELFDSAKHFLQEFSGLDSMVYFKYIHDWPDSRFSDSWYDYTFDFLPDELDEIANSHDYQAILAFAQEDCFCLGESGYYYPAVAAIGRSGKLYFKHDYEDMVHVFDSLLHSMEHELKHLDLVTASLYEKA encoded by the coding sequence ATGGTGAGTAAAACCCCAAAGCAGTCACAACATGAAGTCAGCAAACAGGAACAACTGGTCTTGTTACTGAAAAAGGCCGGCTGGCATGAGGACAGGCATGTCGATATTTCGGGCTTTGAGCTCCGCTGCCAGGCTGAAGGCGTGGAGCTGTTCGACAGTGCGAAGCATTTCCTGCAAGAGTTCTCGGGCTTGGACAGCATGGTCTATTTCAAATATATTCATGATTGGCCCGATAGCCGCTTTTCTGATTCATGGTATGACTACACTTTTGATTTTCTTCCGGACGAGCTGGACGAAATCGCAAATTCCCACGATTATCAAGCAATTCTTGCTTTTGCCCAGGAGGACTGCTTCTGTCTGGGGGAATCCGGATATTATTATCCGGCCGTTGCAGCCATTGGGCGCTCCGGGAAGCTGTACTTCAAGCATGACTATGAGGACATGGTCCATGTGTTCGATTCCTTACTCCACAGCATGGAGCATGAGTTGAAGCATCTTGACCTCGTCACCGCTTCTTTGTATGAAAAAGCCTAA